The following are encoded in a window of Rhizobium sp. 11515TR genomic DNA:
- the pheT gene encoding phenylalanine--tRNA ligase subunit beta has product MKFTLSWLKEHLETDASLDEICARLTMIGLEVEEVDDKAAFKPFVIAKVLTAEKHPQADRLKVLMVDTGSGAPVQVVCGAPNARAGLVGAFAAPGTYVPGIDVTLAIGNIRGVESRGMMCSEKELEISDSHDGIIDLPEDAPVGTSFAAYAGLDDPVIEINLTPNRPDCTGVYGIARDLAASGLGTLKPRLTPTFPVQGETPTELKIELDDTSLCPGFALRLVRGVKNGPSPKWMQQRLLAIGLRPISALVDITNYMTFDQGRPMHVFDAAKVKGNLVVRRARDGETVLALDEREYKLNPSNVVIADDNGVESIGGIMGGEHSGCDENTTDVLIESALWDPMNIAKSGRSLGIITDARYRFERGVDPEYMVPGLERTTELVLACCGGTAAKARVEGYRGYEPKVVDFPLSEVKRLTGLDVSADESKSILTKLGFSVSGSGERVSVAVPSWRPDVDGKADLVEEIMRIHGVDNIKPQPLSSHAAVNGKILTTLQIRTRTAKRALASRGMLEAVTWSFISEDQAKLFGGGSNALKLANPIAADMSDMRPSLLPGLLSAAQRNADKGYGDVAIFEVSGTYENDTLEGQRRVAGGIRRGTASLAGAGRMWSNATKGGGKPVDVFDAKADALAVIEACGLPMGNIQIEQGGPAWYHPGRSGTIKMGPKVVLGYFGEFHPKTLETLDVSGALAGFEVYIDAMPEPKKKATRTKPALELSPFQAVKRDFAFVVDKSVEAGVVIRAAAGADRKLITGVNVFDIFEGASLGEGKKSIAIEVQIQPAERTLTDEDFEALTQKIVANVTKSTGGVLRA; this is encoded by the coding sequence ATGAAATTCACACTCTCCTGGCTGAAAGAGCACCTGGAAACCGACGCCTCGCTCGACGAGATCTGTGCCCGCCTGACGATGATCGGGCTGGAAGTGGAAGAGGTCGACGACAAGGCCGCGTTCAAGCCCTTCGTCATCGCCAAGGTTCTCACGGCTGAAAAGCACCCGCAGGCCGATCGCCTGAAGGTGCTGATGGTCGACACCGGCAGTGGTGCGCCCGTTCAGGTCGTCTGCGGCGCACCCAATGCGCGCGCCGGTCTCGTCGGCGCCTTCGCTGCCCCCGGCACCTATGTTCCCGGCATCGACGTGACGCTCGCCATCGGCAACATTCGCGGCGTCGAGAGCCGCGGTATGATGTGCTCGGAAAAGGAACTCGAAATCTCCGACAGCCATGACGGCATCATCGACCTGCCGGAAGATGCGCCTGTCGGCACGAGTTTCGCCGCCTATGCCGGGCTCGACGATCCGGTCATCGAGATCAACCTGACGCCGAACCGCCCGGATTGCACCGGTGTCTACGGCATCGCCCGCGATCTCGCCGCCTCCGGCCTTGGCACGCTGAAGCCTCGCCTCACCCCAACTTTCCCTGTCCAAGGCGAAACGCCGACCGAGCTCAAGATCGAGCTCGACGATACCAGCCTTTGCCCGGGCTTTGCACTTCGCCTCGTGCGCGGCGTCAAGAATGGCCCGAGCCCGAAGTGGATGCAGCAGCGCCTGCTCGCGATCGGTCTCCGTCCGATCAGCGCGCTGGTCGATATCACCAACTACATGACCTTCGACCAGGGCCGGCCGATGCACGTCTTCGACGCAGCCAAGGTCAAGGGCAATCTGGTCGTCCGCCGCGCCAGGGACGGTGAAACCGTGCTGGCGCTGGACGAGCGCGAATACAAGCTCAACCCCAGCAACGTCGTCATCGCCGATGACAACGGCGTCGAATCGATCGGCGGCATCATGGGCGGCGAGCATTCGGGCTGTGACGAGAACACCACGGACGTGCTGATCGAATCCGCACTCTGGGACCCGATGAACATCGCCAAGAGCGGCCGCAGCCTCGGCATCATCACCGATGCGCGCTATCGCTTCGAGCGCGGCGTAGATCCGGAATATATGGTACCCGGCCTTGAGCGCACGACCGAGCTGGTGCTTGCCTGCTGCGGCGGCACGGCTGCCAAGGCGCGCGTCGAAGGCTACAGGGGTTATGAGCCCAAGGTCGTCGATTTCCCGCTGTCGGAAGTCAAGCGCCTGACCGGCCTCGACGTCTCAGCCGATGAGAGCAAGTCGATCCTGACGAAGCTCGGCTTTTCGGTTTCCGGTTCGGGTGAGCGTGTCTCCGTCGCCGTACCCTCCTGGCGCCCGGATGTCGACGGCAAGGCCGATCTCGTCGAAGAGATCATGCGCATCCACGGCGTCGATAATATCAAGCCGCAGCCGCTTAGCAGCCATGCCGCCGTCAATGGCAAGATCCTGACGACGCTGCAGATCCGCACGCGCACCGCCAAGCGCGCGCTTGCCTCGCGCGGCATGCTGGAAGCGGTCACCTGGTCCTTCATCTCCGAAGATCAGGCCAAGCTCTTCGGCGGCGGCTCCAATGCGTTGAAGCTTGCGAACCCGATCGCCGCAGACATGTCCGACATGCGTCCTTCGCTGCTGCCGGGCCTGCTGTCGGCCGCACAGCGCAATGCCGACAAGGGCTATGGCGACGTCGCGATCTTCGAAGTCTCGGGCACGTATGAGAACGACACGCTCGAGGGCCAGCGACGCGTTGCCGGCGGTATCCGCCGCGGCACGGCATCGCTTGCCGGCGCCGGCCGCATGTGGTCGAACGCCACCAAGGGCGGCGGCAAGCCGGTCGATGTTTTCGACGCCAAGGCCGATGCTCTCGCCGTCATCGAAGCCTGCGGCCTGCCGATGGGCAATATCCAGATCGAGCAGGGTGGCCCGGCCTGGTACCACCCCGGCCGCTCCGGCACCATCAAGATGGGTCCGAAGGTCGTGCTCGGCTATTTCGGCGAGTTCCATCCGAAGACGCTGGAAACGCTCGACGTGTCGGGCGCTCTTGCCGGCTTCGAAGTCTACATCGATGCTATGCCCGAGCCGAAGAAGAAGGCGACCCGCACCAAGCCGGCGCTGGAGCTTTCTCCCTTCCAGGCCGTCAAGCGCGACTTCGCCTTCGTGGTCGATAAGTCGGTGGAAGCCGGCGTCGTCATCCGCGCCGCCGCCGGTGCCGACCGCAAGCTGATCACCGGCGTCAACGTCTTCGACATTTTCGAGGGCGCATCGCTTGGCGAAGGCAAGAAGTCGATTGCCATCGAGGTGCAGATCCAGCCGGCAGAGCGTACGCTGACGGATGAGGATTTCGAGGCGCTGACGCAGAAGATCGTGGCGAATGTGACGAAGTCGACGGGTGGGGTGCTGAGAGCGTAA
- a CDS encoding alpha-2-macroglobulin family protein, which produces MSRRAFIGFSAFLLATFASLNPSVAADVKRQVVTTKDGDYFGFDLRTEQNVTLDQCSASCIGDKSCKAFTYNPKVKWCFMKSDFNQLNSFPGAIAGKIVETAATSEPDIGAAPALSFLSDNFVQSARDAKNTLTLGNELKGQGVESLIALGRIELTSGNVNDALNAFQGALSINPDNGDLWIEMARAANTITNDASVATRAAYAALNGYQLTRTTSSRADALAVLAEALKNAQNYRPALSAYKASLNLVSSAAVQAAYNDLLARQGFRVTGNTLDNDNASPRACVQFSEKLVKSGVDYTPFVTLNGAAPKGVDAKDNQICVEGLEFGQHYRISLRAGLPSSVDENLASQVNVDIYVKDRTASLRFTGDNFVLPSTARRGIPIVSVNATTANLKLYRIGDRNIAQLLNNSQFLTQVDSYSAQTIQDTNGELVWQGSIEIKQELNKEVATSFPVDEALPKRKPGVYVLTAVAPESGGHEWDPQATQWFVVSDIGVTTYAGTDGLNVFARSLGSAKPLAGIQLQLLAKNNEILGTAKTDDNGRAVFSAGLMRGTAGMTPAVITAENGDQDYVFLDMTRAGFDLSDRGVAGRTAPGAIDLLTWTERGIYRAGETVHASALARDVSSTAVENLPLTFVFLRPDGVEDRRIVTDGGKLGGYNVDLPLQQTSMRGTWTMNIYTDPKGSSIGSQTFLVDDFVPDRIEFDMKSDAKEIEVGKPTPINVDGRYLYGAPAAGLNLEGEVTLKPTRESDAYKGYQFGLADEGAGKAGANNDDDDSGSGDSTAESTQVSLEDLQALDENGKTTFNVTINDTPSTTQLLNANITVRMQEAGGRAVERSLTLPVKADGPRIGIKPEFDGDLGENSVGNFHVIVVDDNGQKQAMQGLTWKLLSIERNYQWYRDGSSWKFEPIMSTKQVAVGTVNATTDGAAISMPVTWGRYRLEVSTADANGPESSVEFNAGWYVASTSTETPDALEIALDKESYHVGDTAKLKVTSRYAGQLMVTAGSETLISVTNADIGATGGEVDVPVTADWGAGTYLTATLFRPGDAQESRMPMRAIGIKWAPVDPGERKLQIKIDAPQKTLPRQPLNIGLQVAGAGANEDAYVTIAAVDVGILNLTRYQPPAPDDWYYGQRQLGLEIRDIYGRLIDGSLGTTGKLRTGGDGGQAALQASPPKEKLIAFFSGPIKLDANGKANVSFDIPQFNGTARLMAVAWSKAGVGHATQDVIIRDPVVVTASLPKFLAPGDKANLRLDVANTDAPAGEYTLAVTGNNAVTVDASATQQKINLQTGDKYAITLPLTGGQPGDGTVSIRLSNASGMSLDQSVDIPVRPSQLPVTERRVIALAPGKSLTVNADLLADSVLPGASVSVNVSRSSAFDVPALLMSLSHYPYGCAEQTASSAMPLLYFSDMAIKNGLADDAEIQKRVQDSIYRELSYQSSTGSFGLWSPGSGDLWLDAYVMDFLTRAREQKYNVPDQAMVQGLENLQNALSANTNVKDNGNEIAYALYVLARNKKASISDLRYYADTMLNDFPTPLSKAHLAAALALYGDAQRSRNIFVDSLQMSQKAAVTKVSFVRSDYGSSLRDGAAVLALAAESRPVPPIIPELASVVAKDWQSRKYTSTQEQTWMLLAARSLQNGDDGLTLDVNGAAHSGTYMAQMSGNALMGHPLTVTNTTRQPLSAAVTTVAAPVAQLPAGGNGFKIERKYYTLDGEEANVSQAQQNERYVVVLHVTEDNDWPQRILVTDLLPAGFEIDNPSIVNSAQLSNFDWLSDIQPAHVEFRNDRFVAAFDQGSGADRDMTFAYVVRAVTPGVYDHPAASVEDMYRPQFSARTAMGRMEVLGAQQ; this is translated from the coding sequence ATGTCTAGGCGCGCGTTTATCGGCTTCTCTGCTTTTCTTCTCGCCACTTTTGCATCTCTGAACCCTTCGGTCGCCGCTGACGTCAAGCGCCAGGTGGTCACCACGAAGGATGGCGACTACTTCGGCTTCGATCTGCGTACAGAGCAGAATGTGACGCTGGATCAGTGCTCCGCCTCCTGCATCGGCGACAAGTCCTGCAAGGCCTTCACCTACAATCCCAAGGTGAAGTGGTGCTTCATGAAGTCGGATTTCAACCAGCTCAACAGTTTTCCCGGCGCGATCGCCGGCAAGATCGTTGAGACCGCGGCCACCAGCGAGCCGGATATCGGCGCTGCGCCTGCCCTTTCCTTCCTTTCCGACAATTTCGTCCAGAGCGCGCGCGATGCAAAGAACACGCTGACGCTCGGCAACGAGCTCAAGGGTCAGGGCGTCGAAAGCCTGATTGCGCTCGGCCGCATCGAGCTGACCTCGGGCAATGTCAACGACGCTTTGAACGCCTTCCAGGGCGCGCTTTCCATCAATCCCGACAATGGCGATCTGTGGATCGAGATGGCGCGTGCCGCCAATACGATCACGAACGACGCGTCTGTCGCCACGCGGGCCGCCTATGCCGCGCTCAACGGCTATCAGCTGACCCGCACGACGAGCAGCCGCGCCGATGCGCTGGCCGTTCTCGCCGAAGCGCTGAAGAATGCGCAGAACTATCGTCCGGCGCTCAGCGCCTACAAGGCGAGCCTCAATCTCGTCAGCTCCGCTGCCGTCCAGGCCGCCTATAACGATCTTCTGGCCCGCCAGGGCTTCCGCGTTACGGGCAATACGCTCGACAACGACAATGCATCGCCCCGCGCCTGCGTACAATTCTCCGAAAAGCTGGTGAAGAGCGGTGTCGACTACACGCCCTTCGTCACCCTCAACGGCGCCGCGCCGAAGGGGGTCGACGCCAAAGACAACCAGATCTGCGTCGAAGGTCTGGAATTCGGCCAGCACTACCGCATTTCGCTGCGCGCCGGCCTGCCCTCCTCCGTGGATGAAAACCTCGCCTCGCAAGTCAATGTCGATATCTACGTCAAGGATCGCACGGCTTCGCTGCGCTTCACGGGCGACAATTTCGTCCTGCCTTCGACCGCGCGCCGCGGCATCCCGATCGTTTCGGTCAACGCCACCACGGCCAATCTCAAGCTCTACCGTATCGGCGATCGCAATATTGCCCAGCTTCTGAACAATTCGCAGTTCCTGACGCAGGTGGACAGCTACAGCGCCCAGACCATCCAGGACACCAATGGCGAGCTGGTCTGGCAGGGCTCCATCGAGATCAAACAGGAACTCAACAAGGAAGTCGCAACCAGCTTCCCAGTGGATGAGGCACTGCCGAAACGCAAGCCCGGCGTCTATGTGCTGACGGCTGTTGCACCGGAGAGCGGCGGCCACGAATGGGACCCGCAGGCGACACAATGGTTTGTCGTCTCCGACATCGGCGTCACCACCTATGCCGGCACCGACGGCTTGAATGTCTTTGCCCGGTCGCTCGGCAGCGCCAAGCCGCTTGCCGGCATCCAGCTGCAGCTGCTCGCCAAGAACAATGAAATCCTCGGGACCGCCAAGACCGACGACAATGGCCGCGCCGTCTTCAGCGCCGGCCTGATGCGCGGCACGGCGGGCATGACGCCGGCCGTCATTACCGCTGAGAACGGCGATCAGGATTATGTCTTCCTCGACATGACGCGCGCCGGCTTCGATCTTTCCGACCGCGGCGTGGCAGGCAGAACCGCACCGGGCGCGATCGATCTGCTCACCTGGACCGAGCGCGGGATCTACCGCGCCGGCGAGACGGTGCATGCCTCCGCACTTGCCCGCGACGTCAGCTCGACGGCGGTCGAAAACCTGCCGCTCACCTTCGTCTTCCTGCGCCCGGATGGCGTCGAGGATCGTCGCATCGTCACTGATGGCGGCAAGCTCGGCGGCTATAACGTCGACCTGCCGCTGCAGCAGACTTCCATGCGCGGCACCTGGACGATGAACATCTACACCGACCCGAAGGGTTCCTCCATCGGCTCACAGACCTTCCTCGTCGACGATTTCGTGCCGGATCGCATCGAATTCGACATGAAGAGCGACGCCAAGGAGATCGAAGTCGGCAAGCCGACGCCGATCAACGTTGACGGACGCTACCTCTATGGCGCGCCGGCAGCTGGCCTCAATCTGGAAGGCGAAGTGACGCTGAAGCCGACGCGCGAGAGCGACGCCTACAAGGGCTATCAGTTCGGCCTCGCCGACGAAGGCGCCGGCAAGGCAGGCGCAAACAATGACGATGACGACAGCGGCAGCGGCGACAGCACGGCGGAAAGCACGCAGGTGTCGCTCGAAGACCTGCAGGCGCTGGATGAAAACGGCAAGACCACGTTCAACGTCACGATCAACGATACGCCTTCGACCACGCAGCTCCTGAACGCCAACATCACGGTGCGCATGCAGGAAGCCGGCGGCCGCGCCGTCGAGCGTTCACTGACGCTGCCCGTCAAGGCGGATGGCCCGCGCATCGGCATCAAGCCGGAATTCGACGGCGATCTCGGTGAAAATTCCGTCGGCAACTTCCATGTCATCGTTGTCGACGACAATGGCCAGAAGCAGGCCATGCAGGGCCTGACCTGGAAGCTGCTGAGCATCGAGCGCAATTATCAATGGTATCGCGACGGCAGCAGCTGGAAGTTCGAACCGATCATGTCCACCAAGCAGGTGGCAGTCGGCACGGTCAACGCCACGACGGACGGCGCGGCGATTTCCATGCCCGTGACCTGGGGCCGCTACCGGCTCGAAGTCTCCACCGCCGATGCGAACGGCCCGGAATCGAGCGTCGAGTTCAATGCTGGCTGGTATGTCGCTTCCACCTCGACGGAAACGCCTGACGCGCTGGAGATCGCGCTCGACAAGGAAAGTTACCATGTTGGCGATACCGCCAAGCTGAAGGTGACCTCGCGCTATGCCGGCCAGCTGATGGTGACGGCAGGCTCGGAAACGCTGATCTCGGTCACCAATGCCGATATCGGCGCGACGGGCGGCGAAGTCGACGTTCCCGTCACGGCCGATTGGGGTGCTGGTACATACTTGACGGCCACGCTGTTCCGGCCCGGCGATGCCCAGGAAAGCCGCATGCCGATGCGCGCCATCGGCATCAAATGGGCACCGGTCGACCCCGGCGAGCGCAAGCTGCAGATCAAGATCGACGCGCCGCAGAAGACGCTTCCGCGGCAGCCGCTTAATATCGGCCTACAGGTCGCCGGCGCTGGCGCCAATGAGGACGCCTACGTCACGATTGCCGCCGTCGATGTCGGCATTCTCAATCTCACACGCTACCAGCCGCCGGCACCGGATGACTGGTATTATGGCCAGCGCCAGCTCGGTCTCGAAATCCGCGATATCTACGGTCGCCTCATCGATGGCTCGCTCGGCACGACCGGCAAGCTGCGCACCGGCGGCGACGGCGGACAGGCGGCTTTACAAGCAAGCCCGCCAAAGGAAAAGCTGATCGCCTTCTTCTCCGGTCCCATAAAGCTCGATGCCAATGGCAAGGCCAATGTCAGCTTCGACATTCCGCAGTTCAACGGCACGGCGCGGCTGATGGCGGTTGCCTGGTCGAAGGCCGGCGTCGGTCATGCGACGCAGGACGTCATCATCCGCGATCCTGTCGTCGTCACCGCCAGCCTGCCGAAGTTCCTGGCGCCCGGAGACAAGGCAAACCTGCGTCTCGACGTCGCCAACACGGACGCGCCCGCCGGCGAGTACACGCTCGCCGTGACCGGCAATAACGCCGTAACGGTGGATGCAAGCGCCACACAACAGAAGATCAACCTTCAGACCGGCGACAAATACGCTATCACGCTGCCGCTGACCGGGGGACAGCCGGGCGACGGCACGGTTTCGATCAGGCTCTCGAATGCGTCGGGCATGTCGCTCGATCAATCGGTCGATATCCCGGTTCGCCCGTCGCAGCTGCCGGTCACCGAACGGCGCGTCATCGCGCTGGCACCCGGCAAGAGCCTGACCGTCAATGCCGATCTTCTCGCCGACAGTGTGCTGCCCGGCGCCTCGGTCAGCGTCAATGTCAGCCGCTCCAGCGCCTTCGATGTGCCGGCGCTCTTGATGAGCCTCAGCCACTATCCCTATGGCTGCGCAGAACAGACGGCGAGCAGCGCCATGCCCCTGCTCTACTTCAGCGACATGGCGATCAAGAATGGCCTTGCCGATGACGCCGAGATCCAGAAGCGCGTGCAGGACTCGATCTATCGCGAACTATCCTACCAGTCCTCGACCGGCAGCTTCGGTCTCTGGAGCCCGGGCTCGGGCGATCTCTGGCTCGACGCCTATGTCATGGACTTCCTGACCCGCGCCCGCGAGCAGAAGTACAACGTGCCGGACCAGGCGATGGTGCAGGGGCTTGAAAACCTCCAAAATGCGCTGAGCGCCAATACCAACGTCAAGGACAACGGCAACGAGATCGCCTATGCGCTTTATGTGCTGGCGCGCAACAAGAAGGCCTCGATCAGCGATCTGCGCTACTATGCCGACACCATGCTGAACGACTTCCCGACGCCGCTCTCCAAAGCGCATCTGGCCGCGGCTCTCGCGCTCTATGGCGATGCTCAGCGCTCGCGCAACATCTTTGTGGACTCGCTGCAGATGTCGCAGAAGGCGGCGGTCACCAAGGTCAGCTTCGTCCGTTCGGATTACGGCTCGTCGCTGCGCGATGGCGCTGCCGTGCTGGCGCTCGCCGCCGAAAGCCGCCCTGTGCCGCCGATCATTCCGGAGCTTGCCAGCGTCGTCGCCAAGGATTGGCAGAGCCGGAAATATACCAGCACCCAGGAACAGACCTGGATGCTGCTCGCCGCCCGCTCCCTGCAGAATGGCGATGACGGCCTGACGCTCGACGTCAACGGTGCTGCCCATAGCGGCACCTACATGGCGCAGATGTCGGGCAATGCGCTTATGGGCCATCCGCTGACCGTCACCAATACGACGCGCCAGCCGCTCTCGGCTGCGGTGACCACGGTCGCGGCTCCGGTTGCGCAGCTGCCGGCCGGCGGTAACGGCTTCAAGATCGAGCGCAAATACTACACGCTCGATGGCGAGGAGGCGAATGTCAGTCAGGCACAGCAGAACGAACGCTATGTCGTCGTGCTGCATGTGACCGAAGACAATGACTGGCCACAGCGCATCCTCGTGACCGATCTCCTGCCGGCAGGCTTCGAGATCGACAATCCAAGCATCGTCAACAGCGCCCAGCTTTCGAACTTCGACTGGCTCAGCGACATCCAGCCTGCCCATGTCGAATTCCGAAACGACCGCTTCGTCGCAGCCTTCGACCAAGGCTCGGGCGCAGACCGTGACATGACCTTCGCCTATGTCGTGCGCGCCGTAACCCCCGGCGTCTACGATCATCCGGCCGCAAGCGTCGAGGACATGTATCGTCCGCAGTTTTCGGCCCGCACGGCGATGGGCCGCATGGAGGTGCTGGGCGCCCAGCAGTAA
- a CDS encoding nuclear transport factor 2 family protein, producing the protein MSEEQAIRAVVHLYVDGMAFANEPALRKAFHPRAAIIGNYQGAVEWMTRDEFIAAIVEEGSAPPGTIPLMEIELIDIEGDAASVKVVDEFAGMRFSDYLSLVKIDGRWSIVNKVYHLHR; encoded by the coding sequence ATGTCGGAAGAGCAGGCAATCCGTGCGGTTGTTCATCTCTATGTCGATGGCATGGCATTCGCGAACGAGCCGGCGCTGCGCAAGGCTTTCCATCCGCGGGCAGCGATTATCGGCAATTATCAAGGCGCGGTGGAATGGATGACGCGGGATGAATTCATCGCCGCGATCGTCGAGGAAGGCAGTGCGCCGCCCGGAACCATACCGCTGATGGAGATCGAGTTGATCGACATCGAAGGCGATGCGGCAAGCGTCAAGGTCGTCGACGAATTCGCCGGGATGCGGTTTTCGGACTATCTATCGCTGGTGAAGATCGATGGGCGCTGGAGTATCGTCAATAAGGTCTATCATCTGCACCGGTAG
- the pbpC gene encoding penicillin-binding protein 1C, which yields MKARWKIAIGFGATVLTAVALVFGLEAADRAYPPPLDNARVVSAEVLDANGDLLRAFATPEGRWRLKTGVADVDPQFLRMLVAYEDRRFYDHHGVDPMAIGRAFLQLLTHGRIVSGGSTLSMQVARLIEPRSERSMTAKLLQVVRAIQIERRLTKEQILDLYLTHAPYGGNLEGVRAASLAYFGKEPKHLTVAQAGLLVALPQLPEKRRPDRNLAAAQAARHRVLERAAVAAVIGEGEAERASLSPIPAQRRQLPAYAAHLAELALKKQPGIIKHKTTLRRDVQQGLEAVADAAAKRLGPKVSVAMIMADAKTGEIIGEVGSANYFDSSRSGWVDMTRVLRSPGSTLKPFIYGLAFEQGYVAQETIIEDRPADFYGYRPRNFDMSYQGDVSVRQALQLSLNVPAVRLLDAVGPTRLLVRFRRAEVKPKLPPNEAPGLAIGLGGVGVTLKDLVQLYAGLANRGKAMRIGDGIQDEPGPIDGEPLMEPIAVWNITDILSDIIAPRGSKQLGIAYKTGTSYGNRDAWSIGYDGAHVLGVWVGRPDNGAVPGLAGYVSAAPILFEAFAKSGVAITPFPAAPMGAVRIAPTELPISQRRFSVTAAGLLAASSREPAPQIVYPPEGARVDLGASSGNDQIMPLALKLQGGRAPFRWLANGKPLPDMSRRRTNQWTPDGAGYSTLTVIDAAGRAASVRVFVE from the coding sequence ATGAAGGCGCGATGGAAAATTGCGATCGGCTTTGGAGCCACCGTCTTGACGGCGGTGGCTCTGGTCTTTGGCCTGGAAGCCGCGGACCGGGCCTATCCGCCGCCGCTCGACAATGCCCGCGTGGTCTCGGCCGAGGTGCTCGATGCCAATGGCGATCTCCTACGCGCCTTCGCCACCCCCGAAGGGCGCTGGCGGCTGAAGACCGGCGTTGCCGATGTCGATCCGCAATTTCTGCGCATGCTGGTCGCCTATGAGGACCGGCGCTTCTACGATCATCATGGCGTCGATCCGATGGCGATCGGTCGTGCCTTCCTGCAGCTCCTCACCCATGGCCGCATCGTCTCGGGCGGCTCGACGCTCTCCATGCAGGTGGCCCGCCTGATCGAGCCACGCAGCGAGCGCTCAATGACGGCGAAGCTCCTGCAGGTCGTCCGTGCCATCCAGATCGAGCGGCGGCTGACCAAGGAACAGATCCTCGATCTCTATCTGACCCATGCCCCCTATGGCGGCAATCTGGAAGGCGTGCGCGCGGCGAGCCTTGCCTATTTCGGCAAAGAGCCGAAGCATCTGACGGTCGCGCAGGCGGGCCTACTTGTGGCGCTGCCGCAGCTGCCGGAAAAGCGCCGGCCGGACCGCAATCTTGCCGCCGCACAAGCCGCCCGCCATCGCGTGCTCGAGCGCGCCGCCGTGGCAGCTGTCATCGGAGAAGGGGAAGCGGAGCGCGCTTCGCTCTCACCCATTCCGGCTCAGCGCCGGCAGCTGCCGGCCTATGCGGCTCATCTGGCCGAACTGGCGCTCAAGAAACAACCTGGCATCATCAAGCACAAGACGACGCTGCGGCGCGACGTGCAGCAGGGTCTGGAAGCCGTTGCGGATGCGGCGGCAAAACGGCTTGGGCCGAAAGTATCGGTCGCCATGATCATGGCGGACGCCAAGACCGGCGAGATCATCGGCGAAGTCGGCTCGGCCAATTATTTCGATTCCTCACGCTCCGGCTGGGTCGACATGACCCGCGTGCTGCGCTCGCCCGGTTCGACGTTGAAACCCTTCATCTACGGCCTTGCCTTCGAGCAGGGCTATGTGGCGCAGGAAACGATCATCGAGGATCGCCCGGCCGATTTCTACGGCTATCGTCCGCGCAATTTCGACATGAGCTACCAGGGCGATGTCAGTGTGCGCCAGGCGCTGCAGCTGTCACTCAACGTGCCGGCGGTGCGGCTGCTCGATGCCGTAGGTCCGACGCGACTGCTGGTGCGCTTCCGCCGGGCCGAGGTGAAGCCGAAGCTGCCGCCGAACGAAGCGCCCGGCCTTGCCATCGGCCTTGGCGGCGTCGGCGTGACGCTGAAGGATCTCGTGCAGCTCTATGCCGGGCTTGCCAATCGCGGCAAGGCGATGCGGATCGGCGACGGCATCCAGGACGAGCCGGGACCGATCGACGGCGAGCCGCTGATGGAGCCGATTGCCGTCTGGAACATCACCGATATCCTCTCCGATATCATCGCACCCCGCGGCAGCAAGCAGCTCGGCATCGCCTACAAGACCGGGACGAGCTATGGCAATCGCGATGCATGGTCGATCGGCTATGACGGTGCGCATGTGCTCGGCGTCTGGGTCGGCCGTCCGGACAATGGCGCCGTACCGGGGCTGGCGGGCTATGTTTCCGCCGCTCCCATCTTGTTCGAAGCCTTTGCGAAATCCGGCGTTGCCATAACGCCCTTCCCTGCCGCTCCGATGGGCGCCGTGCGCATCGCGCCGACCGAACTGCCGATCAGCCAGCGGCGCTTTTCCGTAACCGCCGCCGGCCTGCTGGCGGCGTCAAGCCGCGAACCGGCGCCGCAGATCGTCTATCCGCCGGAAGGGGCGCGCGTCGATCTCGGCGCCAGCAGCGGCAACGACCAGATCATGCCGCTGGCGCTGAAGCTGCAGGGTGGACGGGCGCCGTTCCGCTGGCTCGCCAATGGCAAGCCGCTGCCCGACATGTCGCGCCGCCGCACCAATCAATGGACGCCGGATGGCGCCGGCTATTCGACGCTGACCGTCATCGATGCAGCGGGGCGTGCGGCAAGCGTGCGGGTTTTTGTCGAATAA